A stretch of DNA from Lotus japonicus ecotype B-129 chromosome 4, LjGifu_v1.2:
caattcccCTCTATCTTTACCTCACGTTCCTTCTTCCTTCATTTTGAGTGATTACATTCATTCCAAAATAGACTAAACTCCATCCTAATTAGGTTCAGGAAATGTTTCCATTCCTAATTTTAATTAGACTAAAAAATAGAAAGACAAATTCAAACAAACACAATATATATGTTAGACTAGGCTGGCTACTAGTACTAACAAGTGCTGATTCATACAGAAATTCTGGATAAAAGTTCGGCGGTAGCATAACATTTTCAATTCTAGTACGAACAGATGTAGGAAGACCGGCTTCCTCTTCCAAAGTACTTATATGGAGCCAAAATCTCTCCCCTCCATAGTGATCACTACCGTAATCAGGTAGAAATCTTAACTGCGCAAAACCACAACTCAGCCTTTTAATTGTTCTAAGTATATAAACTTGATTTTCCTGTGTGGAAAAATACGCATTATCGTCCATTTGAAGTATCTCAATTGAGAAGATTGCGGGATCTCCGTGACCAGTGTCATGCAAACATATTGAAACCGACCCCTCCATAAGAAACATTAAGACTTCCAGAAATGCTTGGTCCGCAGCATTGTTCCACCCCGATTTCAAGGAGTATAGAGTGCCTTCGATTGATACATCAAATTGAGGcacttcttcaatttgagcAATCAGTgcaaaaaaaattctcaccATGTAGTGGCCCTTTGGCACTTTATCAATTGTGTAGCAATTGTTGGGACCGTAATCTGATGGAAAATATCTCAGAGTCCCCAGCACAGGAGTGATCGCACTCGTCCTAGATGCAGTGGCAGCTATGCCACCTGAGTAATATTTGTCTGCAGTCCATGCTCGCATGCGATTCATATCAGAGACATTTTGAAGCGAGCCACAGCTTATCCGCATTTTAAACAACTCTGCAATGAATATGAATTGATTAGATTTTAAATAATTGTTAGTTTTATTACTATAAACTTTAGTGCATGAAGCTCACCTCTGTTGCTTACTTCGGCATGGCCAAGGGAAGCAAAGCTAAGAAGCAACAATAGAAATTGAAGCAAAGCAGTCATGGACAACCCCTCCTtcacctttttcttctttctgccCCTGCAATACAGAAAGAAAGTTAGATTAGTCGTAGGTATAAATGATAAATCAACCATTCTTGGATATCAAACTAAAACAGACAAATATACCTGTCTGGAATAGCAGCAGAGTTGAAAGGGCACATGTGACTCACTTCCTTCAGATTCACATTACTATACAGTAATTTTTTGTTActactgtaaatcacagttggCCGATCAGATGCAGCAAATACATGGGTAGTATTCTTGGATGAGAAAGTCTGTAGTGTAATAGGTTGTGTCCCAAGAGAGACCTTTTTCCTATCTGTTAACTCGCCAGAACTTGTGTTCAACATAAAGTTTAAGAGATGACCATCACCAAGGGCACATAGCAAGTAAGATATCTGGAGAATAAAATGAAGAGCAACACACTTTAATAGAAAGCTTCAGACTAGGAAACTACCATTGAAGTTAAGAAAGATGAGTTGGAAGCTTAGCAGATGTGTCAATTCAAAATCCTTGGAGCATTATTAGAAAAATATGTAACTCGAGCAGAATAGTAAAATAGACATTAATGTTGCTAATCTTGTTTATTCCCCGAAACCATTTAAATGTGTAAAATCCGAAATACCCATTCTGAAAGTAGAACTTGGGAGATGAGCACCCCAAATGTTATTCCGGCATTtcagaaataaaagaaattaaattagtcACCCCTACGCAGAAGCAAAAAAAACAGTACACAACAAGATAGGTCAAGGAAAGCGCACCCCTTCAAACGCACAAAGAAGAACAGATCGAGGTATTATCTCTCCTCCTAAATGCTCCTTTGTGATGAGATTCAGGTCAGGAAGAGAAAAAATTCGAACACTTATCTCAGTCCACATTCCAACTGCTGCTAGATGACTCTGATTGGGGTTTTCACCAATTGGATTTATGTCTAGGCATGAGACCTCATACTCCAGTTGggcgtgctttacttcctgtAGTATGCCATCTCCAATTTCGAGGTAAACTAAATGCCCACCTCCTGTGGCCAACAAAACCTGTATCCAGGTGTAACAATAATTACCAACTCGATACAAACTTAATGTGTGCGGAGTAAAATCCAACATCTGAAATGTGCATAATGTACAAGTAATGAAATAGATTGAAGCAAAATCACTCAAATGGTAACTTTTATATGGCTTCATTCGATACTACACAAAAACTAATTGTGAGAGGCATCATTAGAGAATTCAAGGAAATGCCAAGTAAATAATAATACTGGAAGAAGGCATTTGAAAAGTAGAGCCATATCGCTCTTTGGAAACCTCCAGGGAATGCTCCCCTTCATGCTTACAAAAGCCATAAAGTCATTGCTCAAGGAAATTCGAAACAACCAATGATGTAGGAATTCCAAATCATCATTCATACCAAACAACAAAATTTTAATGACTATTAAATATTCTTTTAATGTTGCTTTGCTGACTTTCTCCTTTTAACTTAAAACCCGAGATAGCACCAGTTAGTGTTATATTCTACTTGAACGATCCAATAGATTTCTAAACACAGTATCTTTTATCGAAATAGAACTAGCATCTACTAGCAAAACCGGTGCTCGGTTCAAATTAAAATTGATGATACGAAGCTGCTCATGGGTGACAGCCAAGCACCAACCTTCAACATCCTGACAGCTAAGTTACATCAATGTTCCCATGGGAAAGAGTGGAAGGGGGAACGAGACAGATTCTGTGATTCTGCCTCAGCTCAGAAGTGCCACATTGATGAGGGAACCCATTGCATTTACAAAACCATCAAGCAAATATCACCTATTGTCtcaaattaacatttaaaaaaaaaagaatcaaacCTGGGTAGCATTTGCAGTAGCTACATTTATTGAAAAGCCTTCTGGTGCATGCCATTCATTCCGTAGCTCCCTAGTTGTGGAACTGACCAGTCTCACAGAGCTTGAGGTGACCTGTTAAGTTGGTTTATTAGCTAATGATTGGAAGCTACCAtttcaacaaaataaataaGCAAAACCAAAAACATAGAAGAGTACAAATGATGAATGTTAATTTATGGAAGCAACTTACAAAGATTACACAGACAAACTACAAACGAGCATGCAAGACTTAAGCTTTCAGAAGAAGCTCCAAGACACATAACACATAATTTCAAATCTGTTTATTTTAATTACAATGGATTCCGGTTATTTTTGGTTTACTCAGATTACGGCCCATTAATATCAGTGTATTCTCCTTAGACTTGATCAAATTTCCTTCCGTATATTtttcaaacaacaaaaaaatcaaagacTGCAGCAACAACTGAGCCACATCCCACTTAATGAAGTCTGCTTCATGTGCACAAGATATATCTTCTTTTACTAAAGCTGATTTCATTTCAAAGTACCGCAATTACAAAATGGAGAATGATATTTAAAGCAAATGCATACTAAATAAACTTGAACCACTGATGGATACACTTTGAAGCAACCCCTGTTAAAACTCTATGTATAAACACCATAGTAATACAAAGAAAGCAGTCCTGTCTTCTGTCTTGAGTAAGTAAAAATATGGGGAAATctaacttttaaaaaaaaatgagtttGTTAAGATTGAAAACGCATATGTAAGGATCTCCAGATTAATCATGCCATTAATCTTTATGTAAAAGTTTAAAACAATGAGTGGGTATTTGTAATACAAAAGGGTAATACATGTTAAAAACCTTGAGAGAACCTTACCACAAAGGCTAGCCATTGTGGTTGTATATctcaaggccttataaaccctcACTAGAATCTTATATTTCCAATATGGGACTGTTAGGACCCCTGTTAGGATTAattatattaggatttaatttattttaatttaggaaTCTATCTTTATAGTATCTTTTATATTAGGATGTTATCTCTTATTCTAGTAGTATATCTTATGTATTTCTTAGGGATTAAGTTATTGATATTAGGattagttattataaataggagtaCCCTCTTTAGGTTAGAGTTATGGATTAGATTATTGAGTTTGTAAAGGGAACCAGCCTTATTGAAGAGGAACCAGCCTCTTGGTTCTAAGAGGAACCAGCCTCTTAGttcttatctatctttattttccagtcttttataataaaatacaaaaatattagcctttattatatttttcccTTATGTTTCACCACGTTAGGATTTTCGGGTCCTAAcaattggtccgacctgccggatcgAAATTCCGCCAGCTACCGCACGCACCATTACACTTCCTCTTTGATTCTACCACACCTGCCACTTACAGTTGTCACTTCGCTGCAACGTCACTGTTCACGTCACTGTTCACGTGCCAAATTGGGTTTTGCTTACACGCACCTGTCCATTCACGCTTTGATTGGCTGTTCTGGgcgataattttattttatttccagaAGTTCTTGCCATCATGGTCCTTTCAATGAAAGAATGGCAGTCTATTGTCCAGGAGTTTCCCAAGTTTGACGGGGTGGATCCGGTTTCCTGGATTGCTCGAGCCCAGAAAATCTTCGAGGTACACCGTTTGCGGGATCTAGATAAGTTGCAATTGGCATCCCTTAGCATGGACGGGGAGAAGGCCACTAATTGGTTTTATTGTTGCTGTCAAGATCTCGATCTCACTTGGAATCGCTTCATCTCCCTCTTGCTTCAACGTTTTGGTGTCGGGTATCGTGCTAACGTTTACAAGAGGCTGAACACTCTCCGACAAAGCAGTACTGTTGACGCTTATGTGCGGGAATTTGAAGCTTTGGTGGCCCATGTTCCTGATCTTTCTGAAGAGCGGTTGTTGGAGTGTTTTCAGCGGGGCCTCAGACTGGTGGTTCGTCTTAGGTTGCGTTCTTTCCATCCTACAACTTTGTTGCGTGCCATGGAGATTGCTCGAGAAATTGATTCAGAATTTTGCCGTGCTGAAGAACAATCACCGACTCCAGAGGCTTCTCTCCCCTCGCCTTCTAACACCGAAGGGGAAACCGTTGCTAGTATTTCGGTGGAAGAAGAAGGCATACTCAAGGAGGACTCAAGCGAAGACGTACTGACGGAGGACTCAAGCAATCAACATGTTGCGCTTACTTCTGAGACTTCTAATGAGTCCAAGCAAGACACTACTTTTCCGCTAGAAGGTCCCCAAGAAGATGTTGCCAATATGCCTCACATCAGCACAATCTCTATGGTAGATGCTCCGTTGTCAATGTCTTTGAATGCTGTTATGATTGAAAAATTTGGCAATACAGACGATTTCAAGCATCTGGGTACACAATTAACATTGGTATTTGTGGACAAAGTTGGTCATTCAACGCGGAGGGGTGCACCCTCAATACCGATGCCACTATGGGTACTCAATGTGTTGTCCAAGCGACCTCCTCCAATGCCGCCAGATCTGGACACTTGGACACTTGCTGTTCTGGCGCCTCGCTCGGATTGCCGCCTACAATGGGACCCGGGAGGGGAAGATTGGATCTACTATGCTACTtccaaccttgaggacaaggttgatTTTAGGGGAGGAGTATTGTTAGGATTAattatattaggatttaatttattttaatttaggaaTCTATCTTTATAGTATCTTTTATATTAGGATGTTATCTCTTATTCTAGTAGTATATCTTATGTATTTCTTAGGGATTAAGTTATTGATATTAGGattagttattataaataggagtgcCCTCTTTAGGTTAGAGTTATGGATTAGATTATTGAGTTTGTAAAGGGAACCAGCCTTATTGAAGAGGAACCAGCCTCTTGGTTCTAAGAGGAACCAGCCTCTTAGttcttatctatctttattttccagtcttttataataaaatacaaaaatattagcctttattatatttttcccTTATGTTTCACCACGTTAGGATTTTCGGGTCCTAACAaccccattgcaaggtatgggacttgagtcccacattggaagtatgggattctaatgtgaggtttataaggccttgggctctccaactacaacagctagcttttgtggtgtggttctcccaaggttcttatcaatggtatcagagccttccaccatgtctctgAGCTGCAAACGAGCGGTGCGGGTGGTGACACCGACATTGCAGTGTTCGCCTGGGAGCGGAGCGTGGTGGGGTGTTAGGACCgcattgcaaggtatgggacttgagtcccacattggaagtatgggattctaatgtggggtttataaggccttgggctctccaactacaacagctagcttttgtttgtggtgtggttctcccaaggttcttatcaggGACTCAAGCCTCACTCCTTGCAATTGGATCCTGACATCCCACCACGCTCTTCAACCCTAATGCCCACGTAGACTGGCTGTGCACTAGCCCATTGATTAGTCCCCAGACAAACAACGCAATGCTGCCGCTCGTTTTTAGTTGACAGACATGGTGGAAGGGTCAGATACCAATTGTTAAGAGCCTTGGGAGAACCATACCACAAAAGCTACCTGTTgtggagagcccaaggccttagAAACCCCACACTAGAATCGCATAGTTCCAATATTACCTTGCAATTGGATCCTAACAGtgcattttttaaatttaatattcaATTACTTGagaaataacataaaaatcCATGGAAAGCAATCATGtagaaaaacataataaataGAAAGCCTAATTAATTTTGATTGTAAATTCATATGACAACAATTCTGCGGAATGAATAGCTTTCTCAGCATCCATTTTTCTTAGAGTTAGATAGAGAGATGCAGGTGTCGAAATcaacaagaaaagaagaaaaacacgAAAGCAGGAAAATAAGGTCAGAACCTACTTGTACAAGTTGATTGTGAACTGCATCATGGCAAAATAATGTCTGTACTAGAGAACAGAATCCCTCAAGCTCAACTTCATCCAGCTCATCCTCAATATTCATTGCTAAGATTCTCGTATCTCTTATGAAACTTACAACCAGGAAAGTGTCAAAAGGGTCATCTGTTGAGGATCTTAGTGACCACATTTTGATACCTTGAAGTTCTACAGATGCCTACATCaatgaaataatattttacaaAGCATGCGTTGCTTGATAAagtttaatttatctttttcaaAATGTCTCAGGTGCAGAGGTCCCACACTGGGCCGATAGGAAGGGAACTGACCTGTTCATTGATCCCTATTTCATTACGGACAACACGAAGAGAACCATCCTTGTAAGCTCCAGAGCAGGTTACAACCTGACCTTGGCCTTGCCTTTCAAGGTCTACCACAGAGAAATCAACAATTGGCCCCAAATTGACATACCTTTCCAAAACATCCACATAAGAGCCTTTTGCATCAGGCTGTAGATTTAGTTTTATAAGCTGTATTTCATCCATCAGAAAATGTTAATACATTATCATGTCTGAATATGGAAGAAAAAGTAAGCACCTAAGGATAAGCCATAATACATGTCAAAGTCTTAAAAGCAATATGACCAGGGTAAACAGTGAAGAAAAACATCAAGTACTGCAAAAGCTACATTATACAGATTTTGGTGAAGCAGCTAAGAACAGGGAGGCGGCTCATCCTTATATTGTCTTGTTGACTTCTTTTCACTTTATTATTGTGAATTTGTTTGTCATGAAGTTGAAATGCTAAATATTTGCGATATAAATGCTGTTAAATTATGTGTGGgtgataaaatattttttaagtaaCATTTCAAAAGTCTCTCAAATTTACTACTTGAGTATATCTAAACTTGAGTTTGATAACCTTGCCATTTACTATATAAACAAACACTGTTCTCGGAACTAACTTTATAGTTCAAACTATAACTTTCAAGAGTTCGAATTCTCAATACAATACATGGGCAATTACCCAAATTCCAACATAGCATGCACATTCCACATCACATACAAATAATACATAATTCAGAGTTCTCCAtactaagttaaaaaaaatagttggaCTTGGGGGAGTCAGAACTTTGGATAAAATTAACTATCACCGATATGGAATTGataaaaatttatacaacaATGTTTAAATTTATTATCCCACCTGAGAATCTCCATAACTTGAACCAATGTAGACAAATGCATTATCAAGGTATGATATTGTAGATGCAATGGAAGTCTCCCCAAGGGCCTCAATTTTCAGTCCTGTAACCCTAAAAAATAAATGTACATAACAAACCATAATATTCAGCAGTTAAAATACTGAATCGTTGgttttttaaggaaaaatacAGATTATTTCCTTAATCAACAAATTTATGCACAGGGAAGATTAATAAATCTGTTAAGCCAACAGTAAAACAAGACATTGGGTGATCACTTACTTTTCTTTCTCATGGGTTATTACAAGCAGACTAAGCAACCCCGTATGGTCACCAAGTAAATATCTAGAACCATCAGGATCAACTCTTCCATATGCTTTTGTAATTGACTGAAAAGCAGATCAAAAGGTATAATTTAGATACGCCCAGAAACTTTGTAATACAGTTACAGttcatcaaatttaaaatttcacCGCAGATGGTTTAAATGGAAGTAGCAGAAACAGTTCTTTTACATACAGGTCTGATTGGAATAGCTTTGAAAGCATTGGCACTACAGTATACTATGGTTTCTTCACCAATAATAAGCACACCACAAAGAGGAGGGGGAACTGGTATCAATAAATCAGCCCCATTATCAAGGTTGTTCTGGGACCATGGACCCTCAACAAAATCTTTATCCTTCAGAGCAACCTCGTACGTCTTCACATGACGAGCATCTCTGTTGTCCTGTCATTCCAAAGCCATCAAAATGGTTGTGTTAAAAGCAGTTATGTTTGCAACCAAATATATTACCTAAGGGAAATACAGAAAATGCAGCAGACATTTACAATTTTACATAGATAATTAAATCATAGAAACATTGTGTCAACAGACTGTGAAATAGAGCATTTAATGCTCTTAATTAGCAGTTTTTTTTTGTCTGtatataattatgttgtttcctgtttgtacttaatttattttaggtagtttcttattttcattcattctccttaattctctctttagtcaaggatttccttctttgactttgatcaatcacattatgtaattccctctataagaagaggaatccttgtacagtttttcatatcaataatattaccaaatatttcaacttggtatcagagcctctatgaccgagaggtctagagttcgatccttgctcccctcactttctaattaaaagtggaatttaattaagcacatggtaggtgggcccgTGCATTTCACACTTCAAGCCccaagggctcttgcgtgagggggcgtgttagaatataatataaaaccattaaagtgacccttacccaaaatcttaagcttttgggataagtggttactTGACATTTGAATAGATAATGTTATGCAAGAATATGAATTTGCCCAATCATGAACTCAAACTACAATAATACAGCTAAGACGTGTGGGTCTCAAAACCTCAACACTACAAATATTATCTTAAACATGTCAACAATTCTAATACAAATCAATGTAATGCTAACTCTTCAGTCATTTCTATAACAAATTACGTGCAGAACCTTcccgtaatttttttttcatcttctgTTTATCAATAATATGCTATAttagaaaatgaaggaattattttgaaaaaaaaaacccacaaaGCACGTGCTATTATTATATTGATCACATGCCTTCTGTGcgaacatttttttataagtgtTTGCTATTCAAACAAAATCTTTAGACCAAATGAAGGCAGGTCACCATTGGTTTGTGAAACAAACATAATTCGTTCCGACGACAAATTTCAGGTCAAAGAGAAAAGCATTCTGCTCTGACTACAAACACCAAAGGACCGCTTAAACTGAATGCTGCCACAATTTTCATCTCCTTATGAAGAGGTGTTTAGATTTCTAAATAAATTTAGCTTGATTTCCAAATGGAATTCTTAAAAAGGATTTTTCTCCCAGTGTGGAAAGGAAATGGAAACAAGAATTCTCCTCGAGGAGTCAAGAGCCCATGCTCTTCTATCCATATAAGATAAATGCATAAAATCAAACAGAAACAGGCGTTGTAGATTTCTCCACTTCCACTCCCTGACTACCTCTTCCAAACCCAAAAATAAATGAGTGTAGCAAAggaaaacggcaaacaagttaACAGCACGGACAGAGTCTATTCGATGAACTAATAATACCCCGAAAACAAAAGGTGGAATAGAATTACAGACCTGGTAAAGAACCACAAAAGTTGGCTTTGAACAACCAAAGAGAAATTTAATATCCAAAACTTGGAGCTCCTCAAGCCTGAAAAAAATGTACATCATAATTTTAATAACTAAACTAAATcagaaacagaaacataaatTATTATacttataatttatatttgtcAAATTTGTCAGCAAACTCATTGCTGTCAACTCTGACATTTTAAGAACTAACAAATAACTtacacctatatatatatatatataaatgttcTCTTAAATACTATGGCAACTGAAAGTTGTACACAAAGCAACTCACAAGCCACAATCAGAACAGGGGAGCATAAAGCTACGGTTGTTTTCCCAGCACAGCCATTACCCAAAGTAAAAGGGGACATGATGTAAAAGACATAAAGAAACTGAACAGTATCTACATCGTTTTACATCCATGATTTTTTCCACAAAAACCATTGCAGTTTAAAGATTTGTTAAACAAGTTCCAATGTACATTTGATAAATGGAGCATCATTGTTGATAAAAAGGTCTTTTTCTACCATGATAAATGATTTTCTTTAGGACAGAGATATGAAGCCCAAGGGAGTATAGGTATCTTCACCATTTAACTGGTACAAAGTTTGGCTTGCAAACCATCTATTCAACTAAACATAGATTAAACCAGCTAATCAAAGCATATACATACGTCCTTTTTTTTCTCTCCGAGAAAACTACATCCAAGTTCATTATTGACCCAAATGCATGACTCATGAAAATTATCTCATGTAGAGACATGACAATATCCAACATGAAAGGTTCTAGGTCATAGTATACACAGTTAGGACTGTGGTATACTGGTAATAATTAATCAAGGCAATACCCTCAGTTGCTACAATTATGCACGCCTAGTAATGAAGGTCCAATGTACATTTGCTAAATGGAGCATCATCATTGATAAGAAGGTCTTTTTCTACCATGATAATTGATTTCTTTAGGACAGAGACAAGGAGCCCAAGGGAGTATAGGTATCTTAATCATCTAACTGGTACAAAGTTTAGCTTGCAAACCGTCTATTCAACTAAACATAGATTAAACCAGCTAATCAAAGTATATGCATACTTCCTTTTTTCTCTCCGAGAAAACTACATCTAAGTTCATTATTGACCCAAATGCATGACGCATGAAAGTTATCTCATGTTATAATATCCAACATGGTCATACATAAACAGTTAGGACTGTGGTATACTGGTAATAATTAATCAAGGAAAAACTCTCAGTTGCTACAATTATGCACGCCAAGTAATGAAGGACAAATTGTAAATAAATTCTGTGTGGAGACAATTAAAAGATAATAGGATTACCTAATACTAAACGCTTCCTTGAGTTGTCCTTTATTATCGAAGGGAATAACCTGGAAGGCCAATGAACAGTGAATCACCAAAGTAGTTAAAATGAAACTGAAAACCTGAATGTATCGTCATTCTAATCTAACATCTTTGCAGGATAATGAACGAGAGGAAGTTACATACTTTAAACAAGCCATCATACAAATGGAGTCCAATCAACCTACAATCAGGATCGATAATGCCAATCTGCAGAGAGAGAAATGTATAACTGCTGAAATGAACTGAACAATAATCATCTGAATTTAAACTAGAAAAAACATTGGTGTTGTTAAAAATTATAAGAACTATGAGAACACAATCACCGCCCATGAATAATTAGAAGTGAAACAATTTATATACCTGTCCATTATCTGTGGGTCGTCCTATACGATCAGACACATCCCCCATAGCCCTGGATGACAACAATCCAGAAAATCCAACAAACAAACGAGATAAACAACATTGCTCTTAGCCTCTTACTAAACATTTCAATTTATaatttacacacacacacaagatTCTAATTGTAAAAAGTACACCAAAGTGAAATTATGAGCTGGGGATCCCATTGGAATTGAGTTACAATGCCTAATTTAACCCTAAATCTTCGTCCCGCTATACATTCAACAAAAACAATCTCAAGAAAAACTTTTAACCTTCATTCTTCACTGAAATTCCCAGCTTTTGCGGTTAAACCACTGATTAAAACAAAGAACCAACAACCATTAATCCCACCCTAAGGAAAGTAAAATTGCTGCCTAGTACGTGAGGCTCAGTCTATGGAAGGGAGATGAAAGCAAGTAAGAAAGGAAGCTAAAATTCTAAGGGATCATTGCTAGTTTCAAAAGGACCCTAAAATTCTAAGGGATCATGGTTATTTTCAAAAGGATGCTAATTGCCTTCTTCATAGGCTCTAACTCCTAAGAGAGGATACAAAACTCATCAACCAGGATTTTCTGGCCATACATAGTGTTTAAGCAGCTGATAAACTAACAAGCACGCAAAAAACACACATCGCGAACACTATTATGTTTTCATTTCTTTAGCCAATGGTGACATATGAAAGCCTTGCTTCAATGACTATTGACAATTTTAGGCTTATACAAATGCGCAATTCAGTTTTGATGAATAAAGATGCTTGCGCCAAAGATACGAAACTGTCTTTCACACACAGCATACAAACTTCTGCTTCCTAAACTAACTAAACGGATTAGCACTAACAAGCAGCTGACGCCCCAGCATCAATAATTgctgaataattttttaaaaaatatatattaattacaatTAATATTTCTTCTCATTCATACCTTGTAACAAGTTCAGAAGTCTCAGGATCCCATTGAA
This window harbors:
- the LOC130711600 gene encoding DNA damage-binding protein 1-like; this encodes MSTWNYVVTAHKPTNVTHSCVGNFTGPQDLNLIVAKCTRIEIHLLSPQGLQPMLDVPIYGRIATLELFRPHGEAQDYLFVATKRYKFCVLQWDPETSELVTRAMGDVSDRIGRPTDNGQIGIIDPDCRLIGLHLYDGLFKVIPFDNKGQLKEAFSIRLEELQVLDIKFLFGCSKPTFVVLYQDNRDARHVKTYEVALKDKDFVEGPWSQNNLDNGADLLIPVPPPLCGVLIIGEETIVYCSANAFKAIPIRPSITKAYGRVDPDGSRYLLGDHTGLLSLLVITHEKEKVTGLKIEALGETSIASTISYLDNAFVYIGSSYGDSQLIKLNLQPDAKGSYVDVLERYVNLGPIVDFSVVDLERQGQGQVVTCSGAYKDGSLRVVRNEIGINEQASVELQGIKMWSLRSSTDDPFDTFLVVSFIRDTRILAMNIEDELDEVELEGFCSLVQTLFCHDAVHNQLVQVTSSSVRLVSSTTRELRNEWHAPEGFSINVATANATQVLLATGGGHLVYLEIGDGILQEVKHAQLEYEVSCLDINPIGENPNQSHLAAVGMWTEISVRIFSLPDLNLITKEHLGGEIIPRSVLLCAFEGISYLLCALGDGHLLNFMLNTSSGELTDRKKVSLGTQPITLQTFSSKNTTHVFAASDRPTVIYSSNKKLLYSNVNLKEVSHMCPFNSAAIPDRGRKKKKVKEGLSMTALLQFLLLLLSFASLGHAEVSNRELFKMRISCGSLQNVSDMNRMRAWTADKYYSGGIAATASRTSAITPVLGTLRYFPSDYGPNNCYTIDKVPKGHYMVRIFFALIAQIEEVPQFDVSIEGTLYSLKSGWNNAADQAFLEVLMFLMEGSVSICLHDTGHGDPAIFSIEILQMDDNAYFSTQENQVYILRTIKRLSCGFAQLRFLPDYGSDHYGGERFWLHISTLEEEAGLPTSVRTRIENVMLPPNFYPEFLYESALVSTSSQPSLTYILCLFEFVFLFFSLIKIRNGNIS